One part of the Aricia agestis chromosome Z, ilAriAges1.1, whole genome shotgun sequence genome encodes these proteins:
- the LOC121738647 gene encoding splicing factor 3B subunit 3 isoform X1 produces the protein MYLYNLTLQGSTAITHAVHGNFSGTKQQEIIISRGKTLELLRPDPNTGKVHTLMKVEIFGVVRSIMSFRLTGGTKDYIVVGSDSGRIVILEYIPAKNILEKVHQETFGKSGCRRIVPGQYLAIDPKGRAVMIGAIEKQKLVYILNRDAEARLTISSPLEAHKSNTLVYHMVGVDVGFENPMFACLEIDYEEADSDPTGEAAQKTQQTLTFYELDLGLNHVVRKYSEPLEEHANFLITVPGGNDGPSGVLICSENYLTYKNLGDQHDIRCPIPRRRNDLDDPERGMIFVCSATHKTKTMFFFLAQTEQGDIFKITIETDDDMVTEIKLKYFDTVPVATSMCVLKTGFLFVASEFGNHYLYQIAHLGDEDDEPEFSSAMPLEEGDTFFFAPRPLRNLVLVDELDSLSPILACHVADLAGEDTPQVYLACGRGPRSSLRALRHGLEVAEMAVSELPGSPNAVWTVRRHKDDEFDSYIIVSFVNATLVLSIGETVEEVTDSGFLGTTPTLSCHALGSDALVQVYPDGIRHIRSDKRVNEWKAPGKKSIVKCAVNQRQVVIALTGGELVYFEMDPTGQLNEYTERKKLSSDVSCMALGSVASGEQRAWFLAVGLVDNTVRIISLDPADCLAPRSMQALPASPESLCIVDQPFESGAKSALHLNIGLNNGVLLRTTLDSVSGDLADTRTRYLGSRPVKLFKVRVQSAEAVLAVSSRTWLGYQYQNRFHLTPLSYECLEYAAGFSSEQCTEGIVAISSNTLRILALEKLGAVFNQTNVQLEYTPRKFLINTDNNQIIVLETDHNSYTEEMKKQRRVQMAQEMKEAAAGGAPEEQQLANEMADSFLSDVLPENIFSSPKAGAGMWASQIRVVDMNANGQPSTVFKLPLEQNEAAVSCCIIRWSAHTEHAVPHLVVGVAKDMVLSPRSCTEGSLHVYKIYTTGKLELVHKTPIDEYPGALAAFNGKLLAGVGRMLRLYDIGRRKLLRKCENRHIPNLIADIKTIRQRVFVSDVQESVFCVKYKKRENQLIIFADDTNPRWITNSCILDYDTVAMADKFGNIAIMRLPQSISDDVDEDPTGNKALWDRGLLNGASQKGDITVNFHIGETVTSLQRATLIPGGSEALLYATVSGSLGVLLPFTSREDHDFFQHLEMHMRSENSPLCGRDHLSFRSYYYPVKNVIDGDLCEQFNSLEPAKQKAIAGDLERTPAEVSKKLEDIRTRYAF, from the exons ATGTATTTGTATAATTTGACTCTGCAAGGCTCTACAGCCATAACACATGCCGTCCACGGTAATTTTTCGGGCACGAAGCAGCAGGAGATTATCATATCCAGGGGCAAGACCTTGGAACTCCTGAGACCGGATCCCAACACCGGCAAAGTGCACACGCTGATGAAGGTGGAAATATTTGGAGTCGTGAGGTCTATTATGTCCTTCCGATTGACCGGCGGCACTAAAG ATTACATTGTTGTTGGCTCCGACTCTGGCCGCATCGTTATCTTAGAGTACATACCAGCCAAAAATATATTGGAGAAGGTGCATCAAGAGACGTTTGGCAAATCAGGATGCCGAAGAATAGTGCCAGGACAATACTTGGCTATAGATCCAAAGGGTCGAGCGGTAATGATTGGTGCAATTGAGAAACAGAAGCTTGTATATATTCTGAATAGAGATGCTGAGGCCCGGCTTACAATTTCATCACCATTGGAAGCTCACAAATCAAACACTCTTGTTTACCACATGGTTGGTGTAGATGTCGGGTTTGAGAACCCCATGTTTGCTTGCCTGGAGATAGACTATGAAGAGGCCGACTCGGATCCTACAG gTGAGGCTGCCCAAAAGACGCAACAGACATTAACATTTTATGAATTGGATCTTGGATTAAATCATGTAGTGAGAAAATACTCTGAACCATTGGAAGAACACGCTAACTTCTTAATAACAGTTCCCGGGGGCAATGATGGGCCGTCGGGTGTACTTATTTGCTCAGAAAACTACCTAACATACAAGAATTTGGGAGACCAGCATGACATAAGATGTCCCATACCTCGACGGAGAAATGATTTGGACGATCCAGAGAGAGGCATGATTTTTGTATGTTCTGCTACACACAAGACAAAGACCATGTTCTTTTTCCTGGCCCAAACAGAGCAGGGTGATATATTTAAGATTACAATTGAGACTGATGATGACATGGTCACGGAGATTAAGCTGAAATACTTTGACACTGTTCCCGTTGCTACGTCCATGTGTGTCTTAAAAACTGGTTTTCTCTTTGTAGCCAGTGAATTTGGCAACCA TTACCTATATCAAATAGCTCACTTGGGTGATGAGGATGATGAGCCAGAGTTCAGCTCGGCCATGCCTTTGGAGGAGGGAGACACATTCTTCTTTGCCCCTCGCCCTCTGAGGAACTTGGTTCTTGTGGATGAACTAGATTCTCTATCACCTATATTAG CATGCCATGTCGCTGACTTGGCTGGTGAGGACACACCTCAAGTGTATTTGGCGTGCGGTCGAGGCCCCAGGTCATCATTGCGAGCTCTAAGACATGGTCTAGAAGTGGCCGAGATGGCTGTGTCGGAACTGCCAGGGTCCCCTAATGCTGTGTGGACTGTACGAAGACATAAAGATG ATGAGTTTGATTCTTACATCATAGTATCATTCGTGAATGCCACCCTAGTCCTGTCTATCGGTGAGACTGTAGAGGAAGTGACGGACTCTGGTTTCTTGGGAACGACTCCGACGCTGAGTTGTCATGCCCTAGGCAGCGATGCTCTCGTACAAGTGTATCCAGATGGTATTCGACACATTCGCTCAGATAAGCGTGTCAACGAATGGAAAGCCCCCGGCAAGAAGTCGATCGTCAAATGCGCCGTGAACCAAAGACAAGTTGTCATTGCCCTGACTGGAGGAGAACTTGTTTACTTTGAGATGGACCCT ACTGGCCAGTTGAATGAGTATACGGAGCGGAAGAAGCTGTCATCGGATGTGTCTTGTATGGCTCTTGGGTCTGTGGCTTCTGGTGAGCAGAGAGCCTGGTTCCTTGCTGTGGGGCTGGTGGACAATACCGTCAGAATCATATCCTTGGACCCAGCT GATTGTCTAGCGCCGAGATCCATGCAAGCTTTACCTGCAAGTCCAGAATCTCTATGTATTGTAGATCAACCTTTCGAGTCTGGTGCAAAATCAGCTCTCCACTTGAACATTGGACTCAACAATGGAGTACTTTTGAGGACCACTTTGGATTCTGTTAGCGGAGACTTGGCTGATACCAGGACAAG GTACCTTGGTTCACGTCCTGTGAAACTGTTCAAAGTAAGAGTGCAGTCTGCAGAGGCAGTTTTAGCAGTTTCGTCAAGAACCTGGCTGGGTTAtcaatatcaaaatcggttccaTCTCACACCGCTGTCTTATGAGTGCCTCGAATATGCTGCTGGTTTTAGTTCAG aacaATGTACGGAGGGTATAGTCGCAATTTCATCTAACACCTTAAGAATTCTGGCTCTGGAGAAACTTGGTGCTGTATTCAATCAGACAAATGTGCAGTTGGAATATACGCCTAGAAAATTCCTTATCAATACAGACAACAACCAAATTATAGTACTAGAAACAGACCACAACTCTTATACAGAAGAAATGAAGAAACAGAGAAG GGTACAGATGGCACAAGAAATGAAAGAGGCGGCGGCAGGCGGGGCTCCGGAAGAGCAGCAATTAGCTAATGAAATGGCTGACTCTTTCCTCTCTGATGTCTTGCCAGAAAACATATTTTCCTCTCCAAAAGCTGGAGCag GTATGTGGGCGTCACAGATTCGTGTAGTAGACATGAATGCTAACGGACAACCCAGTACAGTCTTCAAACTGCCGCTAGAACAGAACGAAGCGGCAGTGTCGTGCTGTATCATCAGATGGTCAGCGCACACCGAACATGCAGTACCACATTTGGTAGTTGGTGTAGCTAAAGACATGGTGTTGTCCCCAAGATCGTGTACTGAAGGAAGCTTACATGTTTATAAG ATCTACACAACTGGTAAACTAGAGTTAGTACACAAGACGCCGATTGACGAGTACCCTGGTGCATTAGCCGCGTTTAATGGTAAACTATTAGCCGGCGTCGGCAGAATGCTCCGATTGTATGACATCGGCAGAAGAAAACTGCTAAGAAAATGCGAGAACAGACACATTCCAAATCTTATTGCCGATATAAAGACAATTAGGCAGAGGGTTTTCGTATCTGATGTCCAGGAATCTGTGTTCTGTGTAAAGTATAAGAAGAGGGAGAACCAATTGATCATATTCGCTGATGATACCAACCCCAGGTGGATAACTAATAGCTGTATATTAGATTACGATACGGTCGCCATGGCTGACAAGTTTGGGAACATCGCTATAATGAGACTGCCTCAATCCATATCTGATGATGTGGACGAAGATCCAACGGGAAATAAAGCGCTCTGGGATAGAG GTCTGTTGAACGGTGCGTCGCAGAAAGGGGATATAACAGTGAACTTCCACATTGGTGAAACTGTGACGTCACTGCAAAGAGCTACCTTGATACCTGGTGGTTCTGAAGCACTGTTGTACGCTACTGTCAGCGGTTCTCTCGGAGTTCTACTGCCTTTCACCTCACGAGAAGACCACGACTTCTTCCAACATCTAGAAATGCATATGAGAAGCGAAAACTCACCTCTATGCGGCCGAGACCATCTGTCCTTTAGAAGCTACTATTATCCGGTCAAA AACGTGATAGACGGAGACCTGTGTGAGCAGTTCAACTCCCTGGAGCCGGCCAAGCAGAAGGCGATAGCAGGAGACCTGGAGAGAACGCCGGCTGAGGTCTCCAAGAAACTAGAAGATATAAGAACTAGATATGCATTCTAA
- the LOC121738647 gene encoding splicing factor 3B subunit 3 isoform X2 encodes MYLYNLTLQGSTAITHAVHGNFSGTKQQEIIISRGKTLELLRPDPNTGKVHTLMKVEIFGVVRSIMSFRLTGGTKDYIVVGSDSGRIVILEYIPAKNILEKVHQETFGKSGCRRIVPGQYLAIDPKGRAVMIGAIEKQKLVYILNRDAEARLTISSPLEAHKSNTLVYHMVGVDVGFENPMFACLEIDYEEADSDPTGEAAQKTQQTLTFYELDLGLNHVVRKYSEPLEEHANFLITVPGGNDGPSGVLICSENYLTYKNLGDQHDIRCPIPRRRNDLDDPERGMIFVCSATHKTKTMFFFLAQTEQGDIFKITIETDDDMVTEIKLKYFDTVPVATSMCVLKTGFLFVASEFGNHYLYQIAHLGDEDDEPEFSSAMPLEEGDTFFFAPRPLRNLVLVDELDSLSPILACHVADLAGEDTPQVYLACGRGPRSSLRALRHGLEVAEMAVSELPGSPNAVWTVRRHKDESPLGR; translated from the exons ATGTATTTGTATAATTTGACTCTGCAAGGCTCTACAGCCATAACACATGCCGTCCACGGTAATTTTTCGGGCACGAAGCAGCAGGAGATTATCATATCCAGGGGCAAGACCTTGGAACTCCTGAGACCGGATCCCAACACCGGCAAAGTGCACACGCTGATGAAGGTGGAAATATTTGGAGTCGTGAGGTCTATTATGTCCTTCCGATTGACCGGCGGCACTAAAG ATTACATTGTTGTTGGCTCCGACTCTGGCCGCATCGTTATCTTAGAGTACATACCAGCCAAAAATATATTGGAGAAGGTGCATCAAGAGACGTTTGGCAAATCAGGATGCCGAAGAATAGTGCCAGGACAATACTTGGCTATAGATCCAAAGGGTCGAGCGGTAATGATTGGTGCAATTGAGAAACAGAAGCTTGTATATATTCTGAATAGAGATGCTGAGGCCCGGCTTACAATTTCATCACCATTGGAAGCTCACAAATCAAACACTCTTGTTTACCACATGGTTGGTGTAGATGTCGGGTTTGAGAACCCCATGTTTGCTTGCCTGGAGATAGACTATGAAGAGGCCGACTCGGATCCTACAG gTGAGGCTGCCCAAAAGACGCAACAGACATTAACATTTTATGAATTGGATCTTGGATTAAATCATGTAGTGAGAAAATACTCTGAACCATTGGAAGAACACGCTAACTTCTTAATAACAGTTCCCGGGGGCAATGATGGGCCGTCGGGTGTACTTATTTGCTCAGAAAACTACCTAACATACAAGAATTTGGGAGACCAGCATGACATAAGATGTCCCATACCTCGACGGAGAAATGATTTGGACGATCCAGAGAGAGGCATGATTTTTGTATGTTCTGCTACACACAAGACAAAGACCATGTTCTTTTTCCTGGCCCAAACAGAGCAGGGTGATATATTTAAGATTACAATTGAGACTGATGATGACATGGTCACGGAGATTAAGCTGAAATACTTTGACACTGTTCCCGTTGCTACGTCCATGTGTGTCTTAAAAACTGGTTTTCTCTTTGTAGCCAGTGAATTTGGCAACCA TTACCTATATCAAATAGCTCACTTGGGTGATGAGGATGATGAGCCAGAGTTCAGCTCGGCCATGCCTTTGGAGGAGGGAGACACATTCTTCTTTGCCCCTCGCCCTCTGAGGAACTTGGTTCTTGTGGATGAACTAGATTCTCTATCACCTATATTAG CATGCCATGTCGCTGACTTGGCTGGTGAGGACACACCTCAAGTGTATTTGGCGTGCGGTCGAGGCCCCAGGTCATCATTGCGAGCTCTAAGACATGGTCTAGAAGTGGCCGAGATGGCTGTGTCGGAACTGCCAGGGTCCCCTAATGCTGTGTGGACTGTACGAAGACATAAAGATG AATCACCTCTTGGGCGATGA